The DNA region ATCACAATTACGATTCCCAAAGTCAGTCCCCGTGCGGTGGGTGCGCTAATTGCCCTCTATGAACGGGCCGTTGGGCTGTACGCCTCGCTGATTAATATCAATGCCTATCATCAACCGGGAGTTGAAGCCGGGAAGAAGGCCGCCGCTTCCGTACTGGAATTACAAAATCGAGTGGTAGACACCTTAGAAAAAGCGGGTCAATCCATGAGTCTGAGTGACCTGGCAGCCAAGGTGGGAGCCACGCAGCACATCGAAATTATGTATAAAATTCTGCGGCACTTGGAGGCCAATGATCGGGGCATTGTGCTGCAGGGCGATCGTAGCAAACCTTCCAGTCTGACTGTATCCCTAACTGCTTAAACTAATAACGGCTACCAGAAGCAAAAAAGTTAGAGTTAATCTGCATGACCATTCGTACCGTTTCCACAACCCCCTTTTCTGACCAGAAGCCCGGTACTTCTGGCCTGCGCAAGTCTGTCCCGGCCTTTCAAAAACCCCACTATTTGGAGAACTTTGTCCAATCCATTTACGACACGCTGAATCCTGCTGCCGGAAAGACGTTGGCTCTGGGAGGGGATGGCCGCTATTACAACCGTCCTGCTATCCAGATCATCCTGAAAATGGCGGCGGCGAATGGAATCGCCCGTGTCAAGGTGGGACAGCACGGGATCCTATCAACTCCGGCTACCTCCTGTGTGATTCGCAAATACCAGACCGATGGCGGGATCATCCTATCGGCCAGCCATAATCCCGGTGGCCCAGAAGGTGACTTTGGAGTCAAATTCAATACGGCGAACGGCGGCCCCGCTCCGGAGAAAGTCACGGAAGCTATTTTTGCTCGTAGTAAGGAAATTGATCAGTACAAAATCCTGGACGCTCCGGATGTGGATATTGACACCTTGGGCGAGTCCAAATTGGGCAGCATGACTGTGGAAGTGATCGATTCCGTGGCCGATTATCAGGCACTGATGAAATCATTGTTTGACTTCGATCGCATCCGGGAACTGCTTACCTCCGGCAAATTCCGGATGTGCATGGATTCGATGCATGCCGTGACTGGCCCCTATGCCCACGCTCTGTTTGAGAAGTGTCTGGGCGCACCTGCTGGGACAGTTATGAATGGCACTCCCCTGGAAGACTTTGGCGGTGGCCACCCCGATCCCAACTTAGTGTATGCCCACGATCTGGTGGAAATCCTGTTTGGCAGCAATGCTCCTGATTTTGGTGCCGCTTCCGATGGAGATGGCGATCGCAATATGATCCTGGGTCGCCACTTCTTTGTGACACCCAGCGATAGCCTCGCCATTCTCGCCGCCAATGCCACCCTGGTTCCTGGTTACAAAGACGGGATCGCTGGTATCGCTCGTTCCATGCCCACCAGTCAGGCAGCCGATCGGGTGGCCGAAAAATTGGGGGTGGCCTGTTATGAAACCCCCACAGGCTGGAAGTTCTTTGGCAATTTGCTGGATGCAGGCAAAGCTACCCTCTGTGGGGAGGAAAGCTTTGGCACGGGTTCCAATCATGTCCGGGAAAAAGATGGCCTGTGGGCGGTCCTCTTCTGGCTGAATATTCTGGCGGTGCGGCAACAGTCCGTGCAGGAGATTGTGCAGGAGCACTGGCAAACCTACGGACGCAACTATTACTCCCGCCATGATTACGAAGGTGTGGCCAGCGATCGTGCTCAAGAACTGGTCGATCGTCTACAATCCCTACTGCCGACCCTGAAAGGTAAATCCTACGGTTCCTATCAGGTGGAGTACAGCGATGACTTTGCCTATGAAGATCCGATCGATGGCAGCATTAGCCGCAATCAGGGAATTCGCATTGGCTTTACCGATGGTTCCCGGATTGTCCTGCGGCTCTCTGGCACAGGCACCCAGGGAGCAACCCTCCGCGTCTACTTCGAGAGTTTTGAACCCGACCCGCAAAAGCAACATCAAGATACCCAACAGGCGCTTGGCGAACTGATTGCGATCGCCGAAGACCTGGCTCACATTCGCCATTACACGGGCATGGATAAACCCACTGTAATTACTTAAGAACGGTAGGTGGGTGGATGGGTAGACGGGTAGGTGGGTATTCATGTACTCATCCACTCACCCACTCACCCACCCATTACCCTCCCCCACTCTCTCAACAAAGGAGTTCAATAATGACTGTTAAAGTTGGCATTAATGGCTTTGGCCGCATTGGACGATTGGTGGTTCGCATCGCGATGGATTATCCCGATGTGGAAATTGTCGGGATCAATGATCTGGTTCCCGCCGATAACCTGGCTTACCTGTTCAAATACGACTCTACCCACGGCCCCTTCAAAGGCACAGTAGAAGTTAAAGACAACAGTATTGTCATCAATGGTAAATCCATTCCTTGTTTAGCTGAAAAAGATCCCAGCCAGTTACCGTGGGGAGATCTGGGTGCTCATTACGTGGTTGAATCCACCGGGCGGTTTACGGACTACGCAGGTGCAGAGAACCACATCAAGGGGGGAGCCAAGCGGGTAATTATTTCTGCTCCCACGAAAGATCCTGACAAAGTTCGCACCTTTGTGATGGGCGTGAATGAGGAGCAGTACGATCCTGCCAAGGATGTGATTCTGTCTAATGCCAGTTGCACCACCAATTGTCTGGCTCCCGTTGCCAAGGTCTTACAGGATAACTTTGGACTGGCAGAAGGCTTAATGACTACGGTTCACGCGATGACTGCAACTCAGCCTACGGTAGACGGCCCCAGTAAAAAAGACTGGCGTGGTGGTCGGGGGGCATCCCAAAATATCATCCCCTCTTCTACCGGAGCCGCTAAAGCCGTTGCCCTGGTACTGCCTGCCCTGAAAGGAAAGTTGACTGGGATGGCCTTCCGGGTCGGGACTCCCGATGTCTCCGTGGTTGACCTCACCTTTAAGACGGAGAAATCTACCTCTTACAAAGACATCTGTGCGGCGATGAAAGCGGCAGCGGAAGGGGATCTCAAAGGCATTCTGGGTTACACCGAAGAAGAAGTGGTGTCGATGGATTTCCGTAGCGATCCCCGTTCCAGCATTTTTGATGCCAAGGCTGGCATTGAACTCAACTCTAACTTTTTCAAAGTCGTGTCCTGGTATGACAACGAATGGGGCTACTCTACCCGCGTGGTGGACATGATTGAGTACATGGCGAAAAAAGAAGGAATTTTGTAGTAGAGAAAGTCATTGGTCATTCATCCTTTGTCATTCGTCATTAGTTCTTTAACGCTAGTTCGGCAGACCTCTCCCTCCCAACCGCCCTCTCGGAACGGAACTGATTCTGTCCTTCTGACCCACATCTTCTGGAGAACCCTTCAATATGGCCAAAACCTTACTTGAGCAACTGCGTGAGATGACGATTATTGTGGCCGATACGGGTGACATTCAATCGATCGAAAAGTTCAAACCAAGAGATACGACCACCAACCCCTCTCTGATTACTGCAGCCGCTCAAATGCCGGAGTATCAAGAGATTGTGGATGATACCCTGTTGCAAGCCAAGCAAGATGCCGGATCAGGAGCGAGTACTCAGGACATACTGACCCTGGCCTTCGATCGCCTTGCCATCTCCTTTGGCAAAAAAATTCTGGCGATTGTGCCCCAACGGGTGTCTACCGAAGTGGATGCGCGGCTGTCTTATGACACAGAAGGGACGATCGCTAAAGCCCGCTACCTGATTTCGGAATATGAAAAAGCTGGCATTGATCGGGAACGGATTCTGATCAAAATTGCCTCCACCTGGGAAGGAATTAAAGCCGCTGAAGTGCTGGAGAAAGAAGGAATTCACTGTAATCTGACGTTGTTGTTTGGCATCCATCAAGCGATCGCCTGTGCGGAAGCCGGAGTCACTCTGATTTCTCCCTTTGTGGGGCGGATTCTCGACTGGTATGTGAAAGAAACTGGCAAGGAGTATTCCAGTGCCGAAGATCCCGGTGTGCAGTCTGTAACCAGCATCTACAACTACTACAAAAAATTTGGTTACAAAACAGAAGTGATGGGAGCTAGCTTCCGCAACATTGGCGAAATTACTGAGTTGGCCGGATGCGACCTGCTCACCATCTCTCCCAAACTGCTGGCCGAACTGGACTCGACAGAAGGGGACCTGCCGCGCAAACTGGATCCTGCCAAAGCCGCTTCCATGAATATCGACAAAATCCCAATGGATAAGGCCACGTTTGATCAGATGCACGCCGAAAATCGGATGGCATCCGAAAAGCTGGATGAAGGCATCAAAGGCTTCACCAAAGCGCTGGAAACTCTGGAACAACTGCTGGCCGCCCGACTGACCCGGTTGGAAGCAGGCCAAGATCTGAACCATGCAACGGCAGATATCTTCCATGCCTACGATCTGGATGGGGATGGCTTTATCACCCGTGAAGAATGGCTGGGTTCGGATGCGGTGTTTGATGCCCTGGATCATGACCACGATGGCAAGCTTTCCCCTCAGGATATTGGCACAGGTCTGGGGGCTGTCTTGCAACTGGCCCAGGTCTAGCTCAATCGGGATGTGGTAGAGATGCGATCTATCGTGTCTCTACTAAAATTTCCCCGCAGCATCATACTGCTCTCGGATGTAACCCGCTAGATTGCAACCATCATCCAAACTAACCTTTTTCAGTAACTACTCAGGCTGAGGCAAGGGTGATTGAGGGTTACCAGCAAACAGGTTGAACAGAGCATCCAAGACATTCAGCCCCTGCTTGCGCAAGGTCGCCAGGTAACCCCGGATGCGACAAAACTGTCTAGCCCCATCCTCAGAACGAAAACTACCCGAAATTTTCTGCTTCAGTTTCATCATGCGCAGATCCCGTTCGGCCTGATTGTTGTCAAACGGGAGACGGAAATCCTGCATAAAACTGAGCACCGACCCTTGATGCTGCTGGAGACGCTCCAGCAGGTTGCGTGGGGGAGAGCGTTTGGGTCGTCCGCGTTTCCTGGCTCTGGTCTTAACAGGCGCAGGGAGCGGATTTGCCGCAAATCCCTCCTTCAAGATGGCTTGATAACGAGCCTCAAAGGCAACCCAATCTGCCGAGGGTAAGGCGCTTTTACCCTCAGCCTTGAGGGTCTCAACCCAGTGGTAAATAGTCACCAACAGTAGGCTCATCTGAAAGGCCCACGCTTGACCATAGTGCTCTAGGATGAACTGCAACTCTCTGAGGTGATGGGCATTACATAGGACATGCTCACACTCATAACCCTGGTAGCTTTTCCAGCCATCATGGACAGCATGGCCCCTAAACTCCGGCAAAATCCCCATCTCATTCATCGCCGCCTGACCCCGTTTAGGATGCACAAAGTAGTAGGTCAACCCATCGGTTGCCGCCACATGCAGCCACCACAGACACTGATTGACCCGCAGCCCGGTTTCATCGAAGTGAACCACATCCGAGTCCTGGATGGCTCGCTGAATCGCTGACTCGATGGAGGTGAGGTCCTCAAAACACTGCTCTCGACTGGTGTAGAGAGTGCCTTCTGAGACCATCACCCCTACCAGATCTCTGAGGGTCTCACAGACTCGATTTGAGGGCAATAATTGCCCTTCCATCAGATACACCATCATTCCCTTGATGCGGGGACCGTACTGAACCACTGTGGCGGCCTCGGGTGGAAAACTCCCCTGGTTCACCTGGCCACAATGGGGGCAACTTTTCACTTCGACTTGATGCTCGCTTACCTTTAGCTCTATCGGCGGCAGGTCAAACACTTGACGCGCTAAAACCTCTTCCGCGGCTACTGTTGCTAATGAGCTGCCACACCCACGACACACTTCGACTCGGTGCCGCTCTACGACATCCGGTTCTCTCCGCCATTCGAGGGTTTGTCCCTGATGACCGGCTTGACCCCCGGATGACTTTTCACTTTTACGACGTAAGCTGTTGGTGCGTTTGCCAAACCCATCACTTGAGGGTGGTTTACTACTGTTGCGACTATCTTTGCTTAAACGCCCTTGCAGTTCTTTGACTTCGGCTTCCAGGCTGTTGAGGCGCTCCAGTAACTGGGTGACTAAACTCACGACGGCCACTTCTCCCTGGGCGTAGATAGACCGGATCTCGGCTTCACTCAGTTGCAGGAAACGCTTTGATTGGCTCATGCTAGGCCTCTGTGACCTGTGTCTGGATTACAATAGCTGACTTCCATGACAATTCTCAAAAAGTAGTGATTTTTTTAAGCCTGAGTAGTTACCTTTTTCAGAAAAACATATGCCTAGCTAAATAGAAGACATTATTGAAGATCCGCTTGTAACCCCCGATATGCGTGATCCTAAAACTCCGCCCAGCGTGAAGGTTCAATCTAAACCGCGTAAGCCTTATACCGATTGGGATCCGACTCACTTCAAAGTCGAGCTGGATCGGGTCGTTGAGCAAGTCCGCCAAGTCCGAGCGCGTCATGTCATCATGACAACTGTTCCCCATGTAACGATTGCTCCAGTCGCCCGGGGTGTGGCTAATAAGGTAAGACCGGGTTCAAGATATTTTCCCTTCTACACAAGACCTTGGATTAGTGACAACGATTTCAATGATAAAGACGATCCTAAGATTACTGAGCAACAAGCACGAGCCATTGACAGTGCAATTGATCAGTACAACTATGATATTGCTAAGGCTGTAGAAGCATCTCGGCAGGATGGATTAGATTGGTATCTTTTTGATGTCGCTGGATTATTGGATCGCTTAGCGGCGCGGCGTTACTTCGATGATTCACAGGCAAGACCGGATTGGTGGACACCGTATGAACTACCCGCAGCACTCCAAGCTTTATCGCCAGTGCCGGATGCACGATTCTTCAAATCAGATCTCTCAGGGCGGACAAATGGCGGATTGTTTTCTTTAGATGGAGTGCATCCAACAACAATCGGCTATGCTATTCTGGCGCAAGAGTTCGTTAACATCATGCAGCAGTATGCAGGTATCAAGTTTTTCTATGGAGATGGTAAAACTGAACGAACTCAGCCAGTCAGAGTAGATTTTCGTAATTGGATTGCCAAAGATACGCTGGTTTCCGACCCCCCGAAATCGCTTACAGGAGATCTGGAGACCATCGGTTGGATTGATGAGAAATTAGATGTCTTTAAGCGATTGCTACACATTGGAAACTGATTGGTTGGTGACGAACTAGAATGCACGGGCAATCACCCTGTTATCCCCAAGCCTGATGCAGCCAATTCTCTCAATCCGCGATCGCTGGCGGAACCCAGGATGAAATTGCGCTTGAACGTTCATGCCCTATTTGGGAAATTAACAGGGGCGATCGCTCCCTTTGCTCATAGTCACCCCGGTCATCCAGGGATCGCTATTTCATCCCCGCGTTTAGCACTTGCTCCGCCATTAGATTAAGGCCAGCAAAGTTGGGTGAGACAATCTGTTGCGTTCCGGTAAACAGAGATTCATGATACTGGTCGCCTGCCAGCGTTAGCACCAACACCACCGCTGCGATCGGATCAATAATCCAATATTCGGGAATTTGCCGAGCTGCATATTCCGCTCGCTTTTCGTTATAGTCACGGTCTCTCGCTTTGGGGTCAGTATCACTGCTCGAAACCACTTCCACCACTAGCATGGGTGCAGGCATTTCCGGCATTAGCAGACGGCTACCAGAGAGAATCGCAGCAGCGGATGCCTCCGTATGCACAATCAGGTCAGGCTGCCGTGCTGTGGCTTTCGTAGAACTAACGGCGATTTGGTGCCCGATCGCTAACCGATAGTAAGGTATCCCCGTACCCAGAAACACCGCAAACAGAAAACTGACAATGGTACTGTTAATCGGATATTCGGCACCCATTGCAACTAATACCCCATCCACCAGTTCATAGCGGGTATCAGTGCCATCGTCATAGGTCAAATATTCCTCCAGCGTTAATCGTTTTGGGGTGGCGATCGTCATGGGTGATCCGTCTCCTTATCCGGTTAACTTCATTCTAAATTTCAGAGAATTCCACTACTTGAGCAGACTTTGTTCACACGTATGAAAAATAAAGTGCAGTGCTCCCAAAATTGCGGGTAAATCATTCAAGCTATAGAGCAGTGTTTCGTAGATTTGTCCCGCTGTAGTGAGCTTGTAAAACTGCCACCCATCTCCGTTTGTCACAATCCCAAATACATCAATGTCATGCCCTAATTGGCGGTTTTGCCATTGACAAGCTTGCATTTCCACCAGGCATTGGGCTAGTCCCTGCTCAAAGTTATCTTTTTTCGCTTCGATAATGCAAACTAAAGGCGCTTCTAAATAAGCTTTGTTTTCAGCAACTAAGTAATCCACATTACCTGTCAGAGTGTCACTTTCCAGAGCAGCACCTTTCCAGATTTTGAGACGCTCAAATTCCAGGATCGCTTCTTCGCAAATAGCATCAATCAGCAACTTCTTAGATTCCTCATAGCTCCGCAGGTCAAAGACTCGTTGCAGCCGACTGAGGCGTTCCTGAAAAAAAGCACTGGGGACGATCGCTTCCGCCCGAATACTCCAGGGCTGAAGTTGCGTCACACCCAGTTGCTTGAAGGCTTTGGGCAGAGTGAAGCTGGAGAATTTTTGTTTCTTGAGGGGGTGAGCCGTTGGCATCGGCCTGCTGGGGTAGGGGTAATTGCCCTATGATACTGAATCCATGAATGCTTTTGTCCTCGTTAAGGATGAGGAAAGCTGAAGCCATAGAATGGATACGCAAGACCATCGATCCCCTTCTACGGCTTCTTTGTCAGTTTGTCAAAGATTTAGTGATGATGGTGATGCCCATCATGGTGGTGATGGTGGTGATGGCCGTTGTGATGGCTATGGGTATGAGCCAGACCAGGATCTACGGCCAGAGCTTGCTCAGACAGTAAGGCTTCAATCTGAGCATCGGCCCACTCTGATGCCATTTGTAAAAACTCAGGATGGTCGTTGACACACTCCATCTGCACGTAAGCGACGTGGGAGTGCTTACGGCGTAACCCTTCGATAATGTGCTCCACATCCAATAGGGTTTCATGATTCTCAGTGGCAAAGCCGATCGGCATAAAGACGATCGCCGTTGCACCCAACTCAATCAAGTTCTGGGCTGCCAGTTCGGCATTCGGCTGGGTCCATTCAATCAACGGCGTTTGGTGATTCAGCCAACCGACAGAAATTAAAGGATATTTGTGAATCAGGCGATCGCGCACCAGGTCGTATAACTTCTGACTTTCATCAATCCCGGAGGTGAAGCCTTTCGCCTTGTGAGGACAACCGTGGTTCATCAACACAATACCAATCTGGGATGGCAGATAGGCATTTGCCAGTTCAGTGTTGATTTTGTCTTCCACTAACCGAGCCATCAAATCAATGTAAGCGGATTGATTAAAGAAGGAGGGAATATAGCGTACGCCTTTAATCCAATGTTCGCCTGTGTCCGTCAGCTTCTCCAGGGCTTTGTTGACCTGCTCTACGGCAATGCCACTGGTAAAGATGGAATCCACCACTAACAGGGGATAGATCAGTAACTTGTCAAATCCTTCTTCTTTGATTTGAGTCAGCACCTGTTCGGGGAGAAACGGGGCACAGAAGTTAAAGGCTTTGAAAACCTTGACGCGATCGCCCCAGCACTGCTGCAAATGCTGTTCAATCCCCTGCCGCTGCCGCTCAAAAATCGCGTTATGAGGAGAAATAAAGTTGCCGTGCTGGTGCCCCCACTCATGCAGATCAAAGATCGCCAGTAATTTAGCCAGGGGAGGATACACCCAGGTGGGAACGGGAGCAAATTTAGCAGTGAGCAGGTTTAAGGCTTGCTCATTGTAATTGGCAAAGTCTTCGTAGCTTTCCACCTCGCCATAGCCCATCAACAGGACAGCTATTTTGTCATGAGAGGTAGATGCGTCAGTATGCTGGTGGATTTTTTCAGGAGTGGCAACCACGTTTACGTCCTCAACTGAATAATGCTTGAGATAAACCGTTTAGAGCATATTAAATGGACAGAAAAGCCGAGAATTTCAATGACTCCCTCAGCTTAACATCCCCTCCAGGGGGATAGGGAGAATTTTGTGATTGATAAACAATTCACTAAACAATTTACTGACTTCTGCATCCTCGCAGTCGCCACTCGCATCCCTCCCACGCCAGCCCCTTACTGAAACTTCCTATTCCCTATTCCCCATCTGGGAATCCTGTTGTTTGGGTGGTGGTAAGACAGGCAATTCAACTCTGAAAGAGGCAGGAGAAGTAGGAGATGGAGGAGGCTGGCTTGATTTGGGTTGAGTGGAGCGGGAGGTGCGGCGACGTAAGGGGATTGATTTTTGTCCCTGGTGGAACTGTCGTTTGTGCCAGGAGCCGATCCAGTCACTTAAGGAATGGCTCATGGCTCCTAACTCCAGGCCAATCATCAGGGCAAAGAGTTCAGGGCCATATTGAAGGAGCGATCGCCCACTTACCTCCAGCCCCAGTGTCCAGTACTGTTGCGCCCATTGTGTCCACTGAGCGATTTCTCCTGCGACCCCATAGGCGATCGCGCTGACCAGGGCAATTATCCCCACGGCTGCGGCAACCCAACTGCATAAGTAAATTACCCGCACGATCGTCCCAACGATCGGCCCGTGGGAGAGAAAGGAGCGATGCCGCATACTGCGACGGTAAGGTAACCAGATCCAGCGCAGGATGCCCCACCGCTTAAATTGTCGGGAGTAGGTGTCTAGATCTGGCCCAAACATCAGACCACTAAATAAGAAACCGCCAGAAATCATTAAGGTCAGGCTGGTGCTGCGGGTGCGCTCGAAGGTCAATCCTGCCACTAAAGGCAAGCTCCAGAGGGTAATACTGTCATGAGTTTGGCCGGAGGGCATGGTCAGGCAAGCTTGGTTAAGCGAAATTTTTGGCAAAAACTCTTGAAAGAATCCTAGCAGTAGCACAAGACTTCTGTTAGAATAACTTCTTGTGCCTGAGAGGGCGAAACGGGCGGTTAGCTCAGTTGGTAGAGCGCCTGCCTTACAAGCAGGATGTCACTGGTTCGAGTCCAGTACTGCCCATTGGATTGGATTACCACCCGTTGATTCCGACTCACGCGGATCCTACCTCATAAAGGTGGTAATTCAGCCTGATAAACGTTTACTTAGACTAACGGCGAAGACTATGGCGAAGCGCGTGCAATTGGTTCTCAATAAAGATGTGAGCAAGTTAGGTCGGGCTGGGGATGTGGTCGATGTCGCTCCCGGTTATGCCCGTAACTACTTGATTCCGCAAGGGTTGGCGGTGCATAGCACCCCCGGAATTTTGAAGCAGGTCGAGCGCCGTCGTGAATTAGAGCGGCAACGGTTGGCCGAACTGAAACAACAGGCAGAAGTCGTCAAGAAGGCGATCGAAGCCGTGAAGACGATCAGCATTGCCAAGCAGGTGGGTGAAAACGAGGCCATCTTTGGTACGGTGACCACTCAAGAAGTGGCAGATGCGATTCTGTCTGCCGCCAAGCAAGAGGTCGATCGGCGCAACATCACCCTGCCCGAAGTGCACAAATTAGGATCCTATGAGGCTGTAATCAAACTTCATCCTGAACTAACTGCCTCGATTGAAATTCAGGTTGTTCCTGCTTAAGCGCATTCCTATTTATCACTTAAACCATTGCTGGAGTCACCGAACAGGTGGCTCCTTATTTTTTGCGAAACTGGGACAAAATTAATGACCTTACAATGAGAGAAATGTCTGTTAGCATAGTACATAAGTATTAAAAGTGATCGAGTCGGCACAATTTGGTTTGTTCACTATTCTTAGCGTTTAGTATTCTAAATATACTTACTAAGACACTAAATGTAGTTGAGTAATGAGTAGCTCAACGCTATAGTAGGTGGACTGAACCCACGATCGATTCTGATCTCACCCTATTTCTCCTTTCACTGTTTCCTTCCAGTAGCGCACTATGGTCCAGGAACTGAATTTTCAGGCATACAGCGATCGTCTGCCGCCCCAAAATATTGATGCGGAAGAAGCCATTTTAGGAGGGATTCTCCTGGATCCGGAGGCAATCAGTCGGGTGGCCGATCTGGTGCGCCCGGAGGCATTCTACCTCACCGCTCACCAGGAAATTTACCGGACGATGCTGGCACTGCAGAATCAGGGTCTGCCCACTGACCTGATGAGCGTGATGACCTGGCTGCGCGATCGGGGTCTGCTGGATAAGGTGGGCGGACAGACCAAGCTGATTCAGTTGATCGATCGCACCGTCAGCGCTGTCAACATCGACCAGTACGCCCAACTGGTGATGGATAAGTATATGCGCCGCAAATTGATCCAGGTCGGGGGCGAGATTTCTCAACTGGGATACGATACGTCCAGAGATCTAGAACAAGTGCTGGATCTCTCTGAGCAGAAAATCTTTAATGTGACTCAGGATCGGCCTCAGCAGGGATTGGCGGCAACGGCGGATATTCTCACCCACACCTTCTCCGATATCGAGAGTCGATCGCTGGGCATGGTACTTCCTGGACTCTCCTGTGGCTACTATGACCTGGATGCTATGACTCAGGGCTTCCAGCGATCGGACTTGATTATTGTGGCAGGTCGCCCCTCAATGGGGAAAACCAGCTTCGTGATGAACATCGCCCGCAATATTGCGGCCTTCCACAAGCTCCCCGTGGCGATTTTCAGCCTGGAAATGTCGAAGGAGCAATTGGTACAACGGCTGCTGGCGAGTGAGGTGCGGATTGAAAGTGGTCGTTTACGCTCTGGCCGGGTCAGTCAGCAGGAATGGGAACCGCTGGGCCATGCGATCAGTGCC from Leptodesmis sichuanensis A121 includes:
- a CDS encoding transaldolase, producing the protein MAKTLLEQLREMTIIVADTGDIQSIEKFKPRDTTTNPSLITAAAQMPEYQEIVDDTLLQAKQDAGSGASTQDILTLAFDRLAISFGKKILAIVPQRVSTEVDARLSYDTEGTIAKARYLISEYEKAGIDRERILIKIASTWEGIKAAEVLEKEGIHCNLTLLFGIHQAIACAEAGVTLISPFVGRILDWYVKETGKEYSSAEDPGVQSVTSIYNYYKKFGYKTEVMGASFRNIGEITELAGCDLLTISPKLLAELDSTEGDLPRKLDPAKAASMNIDKIPMDKATFDQMHAENRMASEKLDEGIKGFTKALETLEQLLAARLTRLEAGQDLNHATADIFHAYDLDGDGFITREEWLGSDAVFDALDHDHDGKLSPQDIGTGLGAVLQLAQV
- a CDS encoding SGNH/GDSL hydrolase family protein — protein: MRDPKTPPSVKVQSKPRKPYTDWDPTHFKVELDRVVEQVRQVRARHVIMTTVPHVTIAPVARGVANKVRPGSRYFPFYTRPWISDNDFNDKDDPKITEQQARAIDSAIDQYNYDIAKAVEASRQDGLDWYLFDVAGLLDRLAARRYFDDSQARPDWWTPYELPAALQALSPVPDARFFKSDLSGRTNGGLFSLDGVHPTTIGYAILAQEFVNIMQQYAGIKFFYGDGKTERTQPVRVDFRNWIAKDTLVSDPPKSLTGDLETIGWIDEKLDVFKRLLHIGN
- the gap gene encoding type I glyceraldehyde-3-phosphate dehydrogenase; its protein translation is MTVKVGINGFGRIGRLVVRIAMDYPDVEIVGINDLVPADNLAYLFKYDSTHGPFKGTVEVKDNSIVINGKSIPCLAEKDPSQLPWGDLGAHYVVESTGRFTDYAGAENHIKGGAKRVIISAPTKDPDKVRTFVMGVNEEQYDPAKDVILSNASCTTNCLAPVAKVLQDNFGLAEGLMTTVHAMTATQPTVDGPSKKDWRGGRGASQNIIPSSTGAAKAVALVLPALKGKLTGMAFRVGTPDVSVVDLTFKTEKSTSYKDICAAMKAAAEGDLKGILGYTEEEVVSMDFRSDPRSSIFDAKAGIELNSNFFKVVSWYDNEWGYSTRVVDMIEYMAKKEGIL
- a CDS encoding ferrochelatase; protein product: MVATPEKIHQHTDASTSHDKIAVLLMGYGEVESYEDFANYNEQALNLLTAKFAPVPTWVYPPLAKLLAIFDLHEWGHQHGNFISPHNAIFERQRQGIEQHLQQCWGDRVKVFKAFNFCAPFLPEQVLTQIKEEGFDKLLIYPLLVVDSIFTSGIAVEQVNKALEKLTDTGEHWIKGVRYIPSFFNQSAYIDLMARLVEDKINTELANAYLPSQIGIVLMNHGCPHKAKGFTSGIDESQKLYDLVRDRLIHKYPLISVGWLNHQTPLIEWTQPNAELAAQNLIELGATAIVFMPIGFATENHETLLDVEHIIEGLRRKHSHVAYVQMECVNDHPEFLQMASEWADAQIEALLSEQALAVDPGLAHTHSHHNGHHHHHHHDGHHHHH
- a CDS encoding alpha-D-glucose phosphate-specific phosphoglucomutase, with translation MTIRTVSTTPFSDQKPGTSGLRKSVPAFQKPHYLENFVQSIYDTLNPAAGKTLALGGDGRYYNRPAIQIILKMAAANGIARVKVGQHGILSTPATSCVIRKYQTDGGIILSASHNPGGPEGDFGVKFNTANGGPAPEKVTEAIFARSKEIDQYKILDAPDVDIDTLGESKLGSMTVEVIDSVADYQALMKSLFDFDRIRELLTSGKFRMCMDSMHAVTGPYAHALFEKCLGAPAGTVMNGTPLEDFGGGHPDPNLVYAHDLVEILFGSNAPDFGAASDGDGDRNMILGRHFFVTPSDSLAILAANATLVPGYKDGIAGIARSMPTSQAADRVAEKLGVACYETPTGWKFFGNLLDAGKATLCGEESFGTGSNHVREKDGLWAVLFWLNILAVRQQSVQEIVQEHWQTYGRNYYSRHDYEGVASDRAQELVDRLQSLLPTLKGKSYGSYQVEYSDDFAYEDPIDGSISRNQGIRIGFTDGSRIVLRLSGTGTQGATLRVYFESFEPDPQKQHQDTQQALGELIAIAEDLAHIRHYTGMDKPTVIT
- a CDS encoding Uma2 family endonuclease, which encodes MTIATPKRLTLEEYLTYDDGTDTRYELVDGVLVAMGAEYPINSTIVSFLFAVFLGTGIPYYRLAIGHQIAVSSTKATARQPDLIVHTEASAAAILSGSRLLMPEMPAPMLVVEVVSSSDTDPKARDRDYNEKRAEYAARQIPEYWIIDPIAAVVLVLTLAGDQYHESLFTGTQQIVSPNFAGLNLMAEQVLNAGMK
- a CDS encoding metal-binding protein, yielding MPSGQTHDSITLWSLPLVAGLTFERTRSTSLTLMISGGFLFSGLMFGPDLDTYSRQFKRWGILRWIWLPYRRSMRHRSFLSHGPIVGTIVRVIYLCSWVAAAVGIIALVSAIAYGVAGEIAQWTQWAQQYWTLGLEVSGRSLLQYGPELFALMIGLELGAMSHSLSDWIGSWHKRQFHQGQKSIPLRRRTSRSTQPKSSQPPPSPTSPASFRVELPVLPPPKQQDSQMGNRE
- the tnpC gene encoding IS66 family transposase; the protein is MSQSKRFLQLSEAEIRSIYAQGEVAVVSLVTQLLERLNSLEAEVKELQGRLSKDSRNSSKPPSSDGFGKRTNSLRRKSEKSSGGQAGHQGQTLEWRREPDVVERHRVEVCRGCGSSLATVAAEEVLARQVFDLPPIELKVSEHQVEVKSCPHCGQVNQGSFPPEAATVVQYGPRIKGMMVYLMEGQLLPSNRVCETLRDLVGVMVSEGTLYTSREQCFEDLTSIESAIQRAIQDSDVVHFDETGLRVNQCLWWLHVAATDGLTYYFVHPKRGQAAMNEMGILPEFRGHAVHDGWKSYQGYECEHVLCNAHHLRELQFILEHYGQAWAFQMSLLLVTIYHWVETLKAEGKSALPSADWVAFEARYQAILKEGFAANPLPAPVKTRARKRGRPKRSPPRNLLERLQQHQGSVLSFMQDFRLPFDNNQAERDLRMMKLKQKISGSFRSEDGARQFCRIRGYLATLRKQGLNVLDALFNLFAGNPQSPLPQPE